A region from the Drosophila mauritiana strain mau12 chromosome 2L, ASM438214v1, whole genome shotgun sequence genome encodes:
- the LOC117150608 gene encoding adenylyl cyclase X E isoform X3 — MLWFWVFFLLFSDIAFNTYYYYKSDWPLNTLYDVFVLCMIYMFLPIPSSKAAALLAISVSLTYVIYFIHFMAFNEHNVAKYVHGLDIVSIDFFHYLGFNMMGIFFRIMNDTMVRSSFLDRYQFITEEIWLRQARRQESLLLDSILPPQIAKPIQKSIKEKIMRPDNDFYHLGTSRKAENFMSIQIHNDVSILYADLVNYTQLTTTLTVEKLVKVLHDLYARFDLAAVSFKVQRIKFLGDCYYCVAGLGEADPDHARMAVSLGISMIANIKEVSVNRSLNIGMRIGVHSGTLFAGVIGEAKLQYDIWGTDVNIASRLEATGSPGYVHVSGRTLSSLNAEEYRIYPGTEAAQKDPVLQKHPMSTYLLAVIPSRDSDNIISVVEGVPNLDLQTVGSNRKSLILKPDSLSDEMREEFRKMPVGGLKFQFPWSRRERNVKIEKVERDLGLYCVAFKDKSVEWNYLHQPDYIFKYSVALGWGIGCCLIYIQSVNNSDLFYTGVFIDIMAFFVLTFLLFICWYKKVCWWHSGQNELRSYGKLSCAIFHLFEKIQHSFVLRLTVYMMIIVCYYMVLSLILMSCEKDQYELDIIESKLYNYDMDPFTCFHPWAYTNMMALILGMSYTFARIPFALKTFIGCIEAVAFVLVVCFQYAFIFEHSVTTSPYLKAEIAHSCRVCMMLITMYAKERQTEFNTKMNYKLNLDLQKKQKSADVTNQSIIILLNNILPSHVVEVYLSSIARHELYYENYRMVSVMFAMLTNFQMDLPSLRVLNDIITAFDRLLSAYKQYYVVEKIKVVGCTYMAACGLDFSLIENIDSNSNFGSTSLSSELEQVRSRLESSIRERNHDEVAFIMATFALDLMRVLSVCNKAYAGKPFDRALSTGEIRIGISTGQIMAGVVGASQPHYDIWGNPVNMASRMESTGLSGHIQVTKETAQTLEEFDVMCYYRGLTFVKGRGEIPTYFVGIDKDLKFMSKKIDRVSENPSDLKPDLDGS; from the exons ATGTTGTGGTTTTGGGTG TTTTTTCTCTTGTTTTCAGACATAGCCTTTAacacttattattattacaaatCTGACTGGCCTCTTAATACCTTATACGATGTCTTTGTGCTCTGCATGATCTACATGTTCCTGCCAATACCTTCGAGCAAGGCAGCCGCTCTGCTAGCCATATCTGttagtctaacatatgtgatATATTTCATTCACTTTATGGCATTCAACGAGCATAATGTTGCTAAATATGTTCATGGTCTGGATATAGTATCAATAGATTTTTTTCACTACCTGGGTTTCAATATGATGGGAATATTCTTCAGAATCATGAACGACACCATGGTGCGCTCGTCGTTCCTGGATCGATACCAGTTCATCACGGAGGAGATTTGGCTACGCCAAGCTCGCCGTCAAGAGTCCCTGCTTCTGGACAGCATACTTCCACCGCAGATTGCGAAGCCCATTCAGAAAAGCATTAAGGAAAAGATCATGCGGCCCGATAACGACTTCTACCATCTGGGCACTTCCCGGAAAGCAGAAAACTTCATGTCCATCCAGATTCACAACGATGTCAGTATCCTGTATGCTGATCTCGTGAACTATACCCAATTAACCACAACACTGACGGTAGAGAAGCTGGTGAAGGTCCTGCACGACCTCTACGCCAGATTTGATTTGGCTGCCGTCTCTTTCAAGGTGCAGCGCATCAAGTTCCTGGGCGATTGCTACTACTGTGTGGCGGGTTTGGGGGAAGCTGATCCAGATCACGCTAGGATGGCTGTATCTCTGGGAATTTCCATGATTGCTAACATTAAGGAGGTGAG TGTGAATCGTTCTTTGAATATTGGCATGCGAATTGGTGTCCATTCGGGAACATTGTTTGCAGGTGTGATCGGCGAGGCCAAGCTGCAATACGACATATGGG GTACCGACGTGAATATTGCCAGTCGTCTGGAAGCAACCGGAAGTCCTGGGTATGTGCATGTTAGTGGACGAACTCTGAGTAGCTTGAACGCTGAGGAATACAGGATATATCCGGGCACGGAAGCGGCCCAGAAGGATCCCGTACTGCAGAAACATCCGATGAGCACCTACCTCCTCGCCGTCATACCATCACGTGATTCAGATAATATTATTAGCGTAGTTGAGGGTGTTCCTAACCTGGACCTCCAAACCGTGGGATCTAACCGAAAATCACTGATTTTGAAGCCGGATTCACTGTCCGATGAAATGCGTGAGGAATTTAGAAAGATGCCGGTGGGTGGCTTAAA ATTTCAATTCCCTTGGTCACGACGAGAAAGAAATGTGAAAATCGAGAAGGTCGAACGCGATTTGGGCCTTTATTGTGTAGCATTTAAGGACAAATCTGTGGAATGGAATTATTTGCATCAGCCcgattatatttttaaatactcAGTGGCACTCGGCTGGGGAATTGGGTGCTGCCTCATTTACATCCAGTCCGTGAACAACTCAGATCTCTTTTATACGGGTGTTTTTATTGACATTATGGCGTTTTTCGTCCTGACTTTCCTACTATTCATCTGCTGGTACAAGAAAGTGTGCTGGTGGCATAGTGGACAGAACGAGCTCAGGAGTTACGGCAAACTCAGCTGCGCCATATTCCACTTGTTTGAAAAGATCCAGCACAGTTTTGTCCTTCGCCTCACTGTCTACATGATGATAATAGTGTGCTATTATATGGTGCTCTCCTTGATATTA ATGAGCTGTGAAAAGGACCAATATGAGTTGGACATTATAGAGAGCAAGCTCTATAACTATGACATGGATCCGTTTACCTGCTTCCACCCCTGGGCCTATACGAACATGATGGCCCTGATCCTGGGAATGAGTTACACCTTCGCCCGCATACCCTTCGCCCTCAAGACCTTCATCGGTTGCATTGAAGCAGTGGCCTTCGTCCTGGTTGTGTGCTTCCAGTACGCCTTCATTTTTGAGCACAGTGTCACCACGTCGCCCTATTTAAAGGCTGAAATAGCGCATTCCTGCAGGGTGTGCATGATGCTGATAACTATGTACGCTAAGGAGCGTCAGACAGAGTTCAACACTAAAATGAACTACAA GCTCAACCTGGACCTGCAGAAAAAGCAAAAATCGGCCGATGTAACCAACCAGTCCATCATAATCCTGCTTAACAACATTCTTCCATCTCATGTTG TCGAGGTATATCTCAGCTCTATAGCCAGACACGAATTGTATTATGAAAACTATCGAATGGTATCAGTCATGTTTGCCATGCTCACAAACTTTCAAATGGATCTGCCCAGCTTAAGAGTGCTAAATGATATAATCACAGCATTCGACAGACTG CTTTCTGCCTACAAGCAATATTACGTAGTCGAGAAAATCAAAGTCGTGGGATGCACTTATATGGCGGCCTGTGGATTGGACTTCAGCCTGATCGAAAACATTGATAGCAACTCGAATTTCGGCAGTACATCATTGTCATCCGAAT TAGAACAGGTGCGTTCGCGTTTGGAATCATCTATCAGAGAGAGGAACCATGATGAGGTGGCTTTTATAATGGCTACGTTTGCTCTGGACCTGATGCGTGTCCTGTCGGTGTGCAACAAGGCTTACGCCGGAAAACCCTTCGATCGGGCATTGTCCACCGGCGAGATAAGGATCGGTATCTCTACGGGTCAGATAATGGCTGGGGTAGTGGGCGCTTCCCAGCCGCACTACGACATCTGGGGGAACCCGGTCAATATGGCCTCTCGAATGGAATCGACTGGTTTGTCTGGACATATTCAGGTTACGAAGGAGACTGCCCAAACGCTCGAGGAGTTCGATGTTATGTGCTATTATCGCGGCTTAACATTTGTGAAGGGTCGTGGTGAAATTCCCACCTACTTTGTGGGCATCGATAAAGACCTAAAGTTCATGTCCAAGAAAATCGATAGAGTTTCGGAGAACCCATCAGATCTAAAACCTGACCTGGACGGCTCCTAA
- the LOC117150608 gene encoding adenylyl cyclase X E isoform X4 — MAVSLGISMIANIKEVSVNRSLNIGMRIGVHSGTLFAGVIGEAKLQYDIWGTDVNIASRLEATGSPGYVHVSGRTLSSLNAEEYRIYPGTEAAQKDPVLQKHPMSTYLLAVIPSRDSDNIISVVEGVPNLDLQTVGSNRKSLILKPDSLSDEMREEFRKMPVGGLKFQFPWSRRERNVKIEKVERDLGLYCVAFKDKSVEWNYLHQPDYIFKYSVALGWGIGCCLIYIQSVNNSDLFYTGVFIDIMAFFVLTFLLFICWYKKVCWWHSGQNELRSYGKLSCAIFHLFEKIQHSFVLRLTVYMMIIVCYYMVLSLILMSCEKDQYELDIIESKLYNYDMDPFTCFHPWAYTNMMALILGMSYTFARIPFALKTFIGCIEAVAFVLVVCFQYAFIFEHSVTTSPYLKAEIAHSCRVCMMLITMYAKERQTEFNTKMNYKLNLDLQKKQKSADVTNQSIIILLNNILPSHVVEVYLSSIARHELYYENYRMVSVMFAMLTNFQMDLPSLRVLNDIITAFDRLLSAYKQYYVVEKIKVVGCTYMAACGLDFSLIENIDSNSNFGSTSLSSELEQVRSRLESSIRERNHDEVAFIMATFALDLMRVLSVCNKAYAGKPFDRALSTGEIRIGISTGQIMAGVVGASQPHYDIWGNPVNMASRMESTGLSGHIQVTKETAQTLEEFDVMCYYRGLTFVKGRGEIPTYFVGIDKDLKFMSKKIDRVSENPSDLKPDLDGS, encoded by the exons ATGGCTGTATCTCTGGGAATTTCCATGATTGCTAACATTAAGGAGGTGAG TGTGAATCGTTCTTTGAATATTGGCATGCGAATTGGTGTCCATTCGGGAACATTGTTTGCAGGTGTGATCGGCGAGGCCAAGCTGCAATACGACATATGGG GTACCGACGTGAATATTGCCAGTCGTCTGGAAGCAACCGGAAGTCCTGGGTATGTGCATGTTAGTGGACGAACTCTGAGTAGCTTGAACGCTGAGGAATACAGGATATATCCGGGCACGGAAGCGGCCCAGAAGGATCCCGTACTGCAGAAACATCCGATGAGCACCTACCTCCTCGCCGTCATACCATCACGTGATTCAGATAATATTATTAGCGTAGTTGAGGGTGTTCCTAACCTGGACCTCCAAACCGTGGGATCTAACCGAAAATCACTGATTTTGAAGCCGGATTCACTGTCCGATGAAATGCGTGAGGAATTTAGAAAGATGCCGGTGGGTGGCTTAAA ATTTCAATTCCCTTGGTCACGACGAGAAAGAAATGTGAAAATCGAGAAGGTCGAACGCGATTTGGGCCTTTATTGTGTAGCATTTAAGGACAAATCTGTGGAATGGAATTATTTGCATCAGCCcgattatatttttaaatactcAGTGGCACTCGGCTGGGGAATTGGGTGCTGCCTCATTTACATCCAGTCCGTGAACAACTCAGATCTCTTTTATACGGGTGTTTTTATTGACATTATGGCGTTTTTCGTCCTGACTTTCCTACTATTCATCTGCTGGTACAAGAAAGTGTGCTGGTGGCATAGTGGACAGAACGAGCTCAGGAGTTACGGCAAACTCAGCTGCGCCATATTCCACTTGTTTGAAAAGATCCAGCACAGTTTTGTCCTTCGCCTCACTGTCTACATGATGATAATAGTGTGCTATTATATGGTGCTCTCCTTGATATTA ATGAGCTGTGAAAAGGACCAATATGAGTTGGACATTATAGAGAGCAAGCTCTATAACTATGACATGGATCCGTTTACCTGCTTCCACCCCTGGGCCTATACGAACATGATGGCCCTGATCCTGGGAATGAGTTACACCTTCGCCCGCATACCCTTCGCCCTCAAGACCTTCATCGGTTGCATTGAAGCAGTGGCCTTCGTCCTGGTTGTGTGCTTCCAGTACGCCTTCATTTTTGAGCACAGTGTCACCACGTCGCCCTATTTAAAGGCTGAAATAGCGCATTCCTGCAGGGTGTGCATGATGCTGATAACTATGTACGCTAAGGAGCGTCAGACAGAGTTCAACACTAAAATGAACTACAA GCTCAACCTGGACCTGCAGAAAAAGCAAAAATCGGCCGATGTAACCAACCAGTCCATCATAATCCTGCTTAACAACATTCTTCCATCTCATGTTG TCGAGGTATATCTCAGCTCTATAGCCAGACACGAATTGTATTATGAAAACTATCGAATGGTATCAGTCATGTTTGCCATGCTCACAAACTTTCAAATGGATCTGCCCAGCTTAAGAGTGCTAAATGATATAATCACAGCATTCGACAGACTG CTTTCTGCCTACAAGCAATATTACGTAGTCGAGAAAATCAAAGTCGTGGGATGCACTTATATGGCGGCCTGTGGATTGGACTTCAGCCTGATCGAAAACATTGATAGCAACTCGAATTTCGGCAGTACATCATTGTCATCCGAAT TAGAACAGGTGCGTTCGCGTTTGGAATCATCTATCAGAGAGAGGAACCATGATGAGGTGGCTTTTATAATGGCTACGTTTGCTCTGGACCTGATGCGTGTCCTGTCGGTGTGCAACAAGGCTTACGCCGGAAAACCCTTCGATCGGGCATTGTCCACCGGCGAGATAAGGATCGGTATCTCTACGGGTCAGATAATGGCTGGGGTAGTGGGCGCTTCCCAGCCGCACTACGACATCTGGGGGAACCCGGTCAATATGGCCTCTCGAATGGAATCGACTGGTTTGTCTGGACATATTCAGGTTACGAAGGAGACTGCCCAAACGCTCGAGGAGTTCGATGTTATGTGCTATTATCGCGGCTTAACATTTGTGAAGGGTCGTGGTGAAATTCCCACCTACTTTGTGGGCATCGATAAAGACCTAAAGTTCATGTCCAAGAAAATCGATAGAGTTTCGGAGAACCCATCAGATCTAAAACCTGACCTGGACGGCTCCTAA
- the LOC117150608 gene encoding adenylyl cyclase X E isoform X5: MASRIGRKGVNRSLNIGMRIGVHSGTLFAGVIGEAKLQYDIWGTDVNIASRLEATGSPGYVHVSGRTLSSLNAEEYRIYPGTEAAQKDPVLQKHPMSTYLLAVIPSRDSDNIISVVEGVPNLDLQTVGSNRKSLILKPDSLSDEMREEFRKMPVGGLKFQFPWSRRERNVKIEKVERDLGLYCVAFKDKSVEWNYLHQPDYIFKYSVALGWGIGCCLIYIQSVNNSDLFYTGVFIDIMAFFVLTFLLFICWYKKVCWWHSGQNELRSYGKLSCAIFHLFEKIQHSFVLRLTVYMMIIVCYYMVLSLILMSCEKDQYELDIIESKLYNYDMDPFTCFHPWAYTNMMALILGMSYTFARIPFALKTFIGCIEAVAFVLVVCFQYAFIFEHSVTTSPYLKAEIAHSCRVCMMLITMYAKERQTEFNTKMNYKLNLDLQKKQKSADVTNQSIIILLNNILPSHVVEVYLSSIARHELYYENYRMVSVMFAMLTNFQMDLPSLRVLNDIITAFDRLLSAYKQYYVVEKIKVVGCTYMAACGLDFSLIENIDSNSNFGSTSLSSELEQVRSRLESSIRERNHDEVAFIMATFALDLMRVLSVCNKAYAGKPFDRALSTGEIRIGISTGQIMAGVVGASQPHYDIWGNPVNMASRMESTGLSGHIQVTKETAQTLEEFDVMCYYRGLTFVKGRGEIPTYFVGIDKDLKFMSKKIDRVSENPSDLKPDLDGS, translated from the exons ATGGCGTCCCGCATCGGCAGAAAGGg TGTGAATCGTTCTTTGAATATTGGCATGCGAATTGGTGTCCATTCGGGAACATTGTTTGCAGGTGTGATCGGCGAGGCCAAGCTGCAATACGACATATGGG GTACCGACGTGAATATTGCCAGTCGTCTGGAAGCAACCGGAAGTCCTGGGTATGTGCATGTTAGTGGACGAACTCTGAGTAGCTTGAACGCTGAGGAATACAGGATATATCCGGGCACGGAAGCGGCCCAGAAGGATCCCGTACTGCAGAAACATCCGATGAGCACCTACCTCCTCGCCGTCATACCATCACGTGATTCAGATAATATTATTAGCGTAGTTGAGGGTGTTCCTAACCTGGACCTCCAAACCGTGGGATCTAACCGAAAATCACTGATTTTGAAGCCGGATTCACTGTCCGATGAAATGCGTGAGGAATTTAGAAAGATGCCGGTGGGTGGCTTAAA ATTTCAATTCCCTTGGTCACGACGAGAAAGAAATGTGAAAATCGAGAAGGTCGAACGCGATTTGGGCCTTTATTGTGTAGCATTTAAGGACAAATCTGTGGAATGGAATTATTTGCATCAGCCcgattatatttttaaatactcAGTGGCACTCGGCTGGGGAATTGGGTGCTGCCTCATTTACATCCAGTCCGTGAACAACTCAGATCTCTTTTATACGGGTGTTTTTATTGACATTATGGCGTTTTTCGTCCTGACTTTCCTACTATTCATCTGCTGGTACAAGAAAGTGTGCTGGTGGCATAGTGGACAGAACGAGCTCAGGAGTTACGGCAAACTCAGCTGCGCCATATTCCACTTGTTTGAAAAGATCCAGCACAGTTTTGTCCTTCGCCTCACTGTCTACATGATGATAATAGTGTGCTATTATATGGTGCTCTCCTTGATATTA ATGAGCTGTGAAAAGGACCAATATGAGTTGGACATTATAGAGAGCAAGCTCTATAACTATGACATGGATCCGTTTACCTGCTTCCACCCCTGGGCCTATACGAACATGATGGCCCTGATCCTGGGAATGAGTTACACCTTCGCCCGCATACCCTTCGCCCTCAAGACCTTCATCGGTTGCATTGAAGCAGTGGCCTTCGTCCTGGTTGTGTGCTTCCAGTACGCCTTCATTTTTGAGCACAGTGTCACCACGTCGCCCTATTTAAAGGCTGAAATAGCGCATTCCTGCAGGGTGTGCATGATGCTGATAACTATGTACGCTAAGGAGCGTCAGACAGAGTTCAACACTAAAATGAACTACAA GCTCAACCTGGACCTGCAGAAAAAGCAAAAATCGGCCGATGTAACCAACCAGTCCATCATAATCCTGCTTAACAACATTCTTCCATCTCATGTTG TCGAGGTATATCTCAGCTCTATAGCCAGACACGAATTGTATTATGAAAACTATCGAATGGTATCAGTCATGTTTGCCATGCTCACAAACTTTCAAATGGATCTGCCCAGCTTAAGAGTGCTAAATGATATAATCACAGCATTCGACAGACTG CTTTCTGCCTACAAGCAATATTACGTAGTCGAGAAAATCAAAGTCGTGGGATGCACTTATATGGCGGCCTGTGGATTGGACTTCAGCCTGATCGAAAACATTGATAGCAACTCGAATTTCGGCAGTACATCATTGTCATCCGAAT TAGAACAGGTGCGTTCGCGTTTGGAATCATCTATCAGAGAGAGGAACCATGATGAGGTGGCTTTTATAATGGCTACGTTTGCTCTGGACCTGATGCGTGTCCTGTCGGTGTGCAACAAGGCTTACGCCGGAAAACCCTTCGATCGGGCATTGTCCACCGGCGAGATAAGGATCGGTATCTCTACGGGTCAGATAATGGCTGGGGTAGTGGGCGCTTCCCAGCCGCACTACGACATCTGGGGGAACCCGGTCAATATGGCCTCTCGAATGGAATCGACTGGTTTGTCTGGACATATTCAGGTTACGAAGGAGACTGCCCAAACGCTCGAGGAGTTCGATGTTATGTGCTATTATCGCGGCTTAACATTTGTGAAGGGTCGTGGTGAAATTCCCACCTACTTTGTGGGCATCGATAAAGACCTAAAGTTCATGTCCAAGAAAATCGATAGAGTTTCGGAGAACCCATCAGATCTAAAACCTGACCTGGACGGCTCCTAA
- the LOC117150608 gene encoding adenylyl cyclase X E isoform X6, which produces MRIGVHSGTLFAGVIGEAKLQYDIWGTDVNIASRLEATGSPGYVHVSGRTLSSLNAEEYRIYPGTEAAQKDPVLQKHPMSTYLLAVIPSRDSDNIISVVEGVPNLDLQTVGSNRKSLILKPDSLSDEMREEFRKMPVGGLKFQFPWSRRERNVKIEKVERDLGLYCVAFKDKSVEWNYLHQPDYIFKYSVALGWGIGCCLIYIQSVNNSDLFYTGVFIDIMAFFVLTFLLFICWYKKVCWWHSGQNELRSYGKLSCAIFHLFEKIQHSFVLRLTVYMMIIVCYYMVLSLILMSCEKDQYELDIIESKLYNYDMDPFTCFHPWAYTNMMALILGMSYTFARIPFALKTFIGCIEAVAFVLVVCFQYAFIFEHSVTTSPYLKAEIAHSCRVCMMLITMYAKERQTEFNTKMNYKLNLDLQKKQKSADVTNQSIIILLNNILPSHVVEVYLSSIARHELYYENYRMVSVMFAMLTNFQMDLPSLRVLNDIITAFDRLLSAYKQYYVVEKIKVVGCTYMAACGLDFSLIENIDSNSNFGSTSLSSELEQVRSRLESSIRERNHDEVAFIMATFALDLMRVLSVCNKAYAGKPFDRALSTGEIRIGISTGQIMAGVVGASQPHYDIWGNPVNMASRMESTGLSGHIQVTKETAQTLEEFDVMCYYRGLTFVKGRGEIPTYFVGIDKDLKFMSKKIDRVSENPSDLKPDLDGS; this is translated from the exons ATGCGAATTGGTGTCCATTCGGGAACATTGTTTGCAGGTGTGATCGGCGAGGCCAAGCTGCAATACGACATATGGG GTACCGACGTGAATATTGCCAGTCGTCTGGAAGCAACCGGAAGTCCTGGGTATGTGCATGTTAGTGGACGAACTCTGAGTAGCTTGAACGCTGAGGAATACAGGATATATCCGGGCACGGAAGCGGCCCAGAAGGATCCCGTACTGCAGAAACATCCGATGAGCACCTACCTCCTCGCCGTCATACCATCACGTGATTCAGATAATATTATTAGCGTAGTTGAGGGTGTTCCTAACCTGGACCTCCAAACCGTGGGATCTAACCGAAAATCACTGATTTTGAAGCCGGATTCACTGTCCGATGAAATGCGTGAGGAATTTAGAAAGATGCCGGTGGGTGGCTTAAA ATTTCAATTCCCTTGGTCACGACGAGAAAGAAATGTGAAAATCGAGAAGGTCGAACGCGATTTGGGCCTTTATTGTGTAGCATTTAAGGACAAATCTGTGGAATGGAATTATTTGCATCAGCCcgattatatttttaaatactcAGTGGCACTCGGCTGGGGAATTGGGTGCTGCCTCATTTACATCCAGTCCGTGAACAACTCAGATCTCTTTTATACGGGTGTTTTTATTGACATTATGGCGTTTTTCGTCCTGACTTTCCTACTATTCATCTGCTGGTACAAGAAAGTGTGCTGGTGGCATAGTGGACAGAACGAGCTCAGGAGTTACGGCAAACTCAGCTGCGCCATATTCCACTTGTTTGAAAAGATCCAGCACAGTTTTGTCCTTCGCCTCACTGTCTACATGATGATAATAGTGTGCTATTATATGGTGCTCTCCTTGATATTA ATGAGCTGTGAAAAGGACCAATATGAGTTGGACATTATAGAGAGCAAGCTCTATAACTATGACATGGATCCGTTTACCTGCTTCCACCCCTGGGCCTATACGAACATGATGGCCCTGATCCTGGGAATGAGTTACACCTTCGCCCGCATACCCTTCGCCCTCAAGACCTTCATCGGTTGCATTGAAGCAGTGGCCTTCGTCCTGGTTGTGTGCTTCCAGTACGCCTTCATTTTTGAGCACAGTGTCACCACGTCGCCCTATTTAAAGGCTGAAATAGCGCATTCCTGCAGGGTGTGCATGATGCTGATAACTATGTACGCTAAGGAGCGTCAGACAGAGTTCAACACTAAAATGAACTACAA GCTCAACCTGGACCTGCAGAAAAAGCAAAAATCGGCCGATGTAACCAACCAGTCCATCATAATCCTGCTTAACAACATTCTTCCATCTCATGTTG TCGAGGTATATCTCAGCTCTATAGCCAGACACGAATTGTATTATGAAAACTATCGAATGGTATCAGTCATGTTTGCCATGCTCACAAACTTTCAAATGGATCTGCCCAGCTTAAGAGTGCTAAATGATATAATCACAGCATTCGACAGACTG CTTTCTGCCTACAAGCAATATTACGTAGTCGAGAAAATCAAAGTCGTGGGATGCACTTATATGGCGGCCTGTGGATTGGACTTCAGCCTGATCGAAAACATTGATAGCAACTCGAATTTCGGCAGTACATCATTGTCATCCGAAT TAGAACAGGTGCGTTCGCGTTTGGAATCATCTATCAGAGAGAGGAACCATGATGAGGTGGCTTTTATAATGGCTACGTTTGCTCTGGACCTGATGCGTGTCCTGTCGGTGTGCAACAAGGCTTACGCCGGAAAACCCTTCGATCGGGCATTGTCCACCGGCGAGATAAGGATCGGTATCTCTACGGGTCAGATAATGGCTGGGGTAGTGGGCGCTTCCCAGCCGCACTACGACATCTGGGGGAACCCGGTCAATATGGCCTCTCGAATGGAATCGACTGGTTTGTCTGGACATATTCAGGTTACGAAGGAGACTGCCCAAACGCTCGAGGAGTTCGATGTTATGTGCTATTATCGCGGCTTAACATTTGTGAAGGGTCGTGGTGAAATTCCCACCTACTTTGTGGGCATCGATAAAGACCTAAAGTTCATGTCCAAGAAAATCGATAGAGTTTCGGAGAACCCATCAGATCTAAAACCTGACCTGGACGGCTCCTAA